In Phaseolus vulgaris cultivar G19833 chromosome 10, P. vulgaris v2.0, whole genome shotgun sequence, a single genomic region encodes these proteins:
- the LOC137818128 gene encoding protein LURP-one-related 12-like: MREELVVQEGYVTNEERHLTVLKTSLFFNGDGFAVYDSKGQLVFRFDSYGPRSRDKDELVLMDPGGRSLLTLRRKKPSLHQRWEGFRGERREGDRAVFSVKRSSIIGRSRTSVAVEVYDRAGVEYLIEGCFPQRRCKVVNAAKETVAEIRRKVDPTTSVMLGKEVFLLCVKSGFDAAFAMGLVMVLDEMNGEDYFDGRIEEAVVHSGAVDPRPVTAALPV, translated from the exons ATGAGAGAGGAGTTGGTGGTGCAAGAAGGGTACGTTACCAACGAAGAGAGGCACCTCACAGTGCTCAAAACCTCTCTCTTCTTCAACGGCGATGGCTTCGCCGTCTACGATTCCAAGGGTCAACTCGTTTTCCGATTCGACTCCTATGGTCCACGCTCACGCGACAAAGACGAGCTTGTTCTCATGGATCCCGGCGGCCGTTCTCTTCTCACTCTACGCCGGAAG AAACCGAGTCTTCATCAACGGTGGGAAGGGTTCAGAGGGGAGAGAAGGGAAGGAGATAGAGCTGTTTTCAGCGTGAAGAGATCGTCGATCATCGGACGGTCGAGGACGAGCGTGGCGGTGGAGGTGTACGATAGGGCGGGTGTGGAGTACCTGATCGAAGGGTGTTTCCCGCAGCGGCGGTGCAAGGTAGTGAATGCGGCGAAGGAAACAGTGGCTGAGATTCGTCGCAAGGTGGACCCCACCACGAGCGTTATGCTGGGGAAGGAAGTGTTTCTGCTTTGCGTAAAGAGTGGTTTTGATGCGGCCTTTGCCATGGGATTGGTGATGGTGCTTGATGAGATGAACGGTGAAGATTACTTTGACGGTAGAATAGAGGAGGCTGTGGTGCACTCCGGCGCAGTGGATCCGCGACCAGTCACGGCGGCGCTTCCCGTCTGA
- the LOC137819518 gene encoding glucan endo-1,3-beta-glucosidase 14, with amino-acid sequence MFSYSTSFFLSLLFFSVTLSHVVGDKIFTGTYGVNYGRIADNLPSPESVVTLLKASKIRNIRIYDADHQVLSAFKGSGIGIIIGLPNEFLRDISQGEDRAMNWIKENVQQFLPGTRIRGIAVGNEILGGGDMGLWQVLLPAAKNVYTALSRLNLAHQIQVSSPHSEAVFANSYPPSACTFRDDVLPFMKPLLQFFSQIGTPFYINAYPFLAYKNDPQHIDINYALFKKNAGIYDAKTKLHYDNMFMAQIDAAYAALEKVGFEKMEVIVSETGWASRGDDNEAGATVKNAKTYNKNLKKLLLKKKGTPYRPKMVVRAYIFALFNENLKPGPTSERNFGLFKPDGSIAYDIGFTGLTSSATSTFLSFKGIGSLCFMVSTSCAAFLLLVAL; translated from the exons ATGTTCTCTTACTCAACTTCCTTCTTTCTTTCCCTTCTCTTCTTCTCTGTAACACTTTCTCATG TTGTGGGGGATAAAATATTTACTGGTACATATGGAGTAAACTATGGTAGGATTGCAGACAATCTACCTTCTCCTGAGAGTGTGGTCACCCTTCTGAAAGCTTCCAAGATCAGGAACATCAGAATATATGATGCTGATCATCAAGTGCTGAGTGCCTTCAAAGGGTCAGGGATTGGAATCATTATTGGGCTACCAAATGAGTTTCTGAGAGACATAAGTCAGGGGGAGGATCGTGCCATGAATTGGATCAAAGAAAATGTTCAGCAGTTTCTTCCAGGAACCAGAATCCGTGGCATTGCTGTGGGGAATGAAATTCTAGGAGGAGGAGATATGGGGCTGTGGCAAGTTTTGCTGCCAGCAGCAAAAAATGTGTACACTGCTCTGTCTAGGCTCAATCTGGCACACCAAATTCAAGTTTCAAGTCCTCATTCTGAGGCTGTTTTTGCAAATTCCTACCCTCCATCTGCATGCACTTTTAGGGATGATGTGCTCCCTTTCATGAAGCCCCTTTTGCAATTCTTCTCACAAATTGGCACTCCTTTCTACATAAATGCATACCCCTTTTTGGCCTATAAAAATGACCCCCAACACATTGACATAAACTATGCTCTCTTCAAGAAAAATGCAGGGATTTATGATGCCAAGACAAAGCTGCACTATGACAACATGTTCATGGCTCAAATTGATGCAGCTTATGCAGCCTTGGAGAAGGTTGGGTTTGAGAAGATGGAGGTGATTGTTTCTGAGACTGGTTGGGCCTCTCGTGGGGATGACAATGAAGCTGGTGCAACAGTGAAAAATGCAAAGACTTACAATAAGAACTTGAAAAAGCTCTTGCTCAAGAAAAAGGGCACCCCTTATAGGCCTAAGATGGTTGTGAGGGCTTATATTTTTGCTCTCTTCAACGAGAATTTGAAGCCTGGTCCAACTTCTGAGAGAAACTTTGGATTGTTCAAACCAGATGGCAGCATTGCATATGATATTGGCTTCACTGGACTCACTTCTTCTGCAACCTCCACCTTTCTTTCCTTCAAG GGTATTGGATCTTTATGTTTCATGGTTTCTACTAGTTGTGCagcttttcttcttcttgttgcATTGTAA
- the LOC137818604 gene encoding mavicyanin-like, which yields MNMMINNMFSCLCLSAVVPFLMSVQNTEAQSVFVVGDATGWTTPQDSSTYQSWASDNTFAVGDILIFNFQTTQHNVVQVSEESYTSCTSSNPIGTVYNTGPVNVTLNRTGQHYYICSIGQHCTRGQKLAINVLASAVPPSTATPPPPPPPPMSLASTFSPSPIPFIFICSLVFVFFYAHY from the exons ATGAACATGATGATCAACAACATGTTTAGTTGTCTCTGTCTTAGTGCAGTGGTGCCATTTTTAATGTCTGTGCAGAACACAGAGGCACAGAGCGTGTTCGTGGTTGGAGATGCCACCGGTTGGACAACTCCACAAGATTCCTCCACATACCAATCTTGGGCTTCTGACAACACTTTTGCAGTTGGAGATATTCTGA tCTTCAATTTTCAGACAACACAACATAACGTTGTTCAAGTGTCGGAAGAATCATACACATCGTGCACTTCGAGTAATCCTATAGGTACAGTTTATAACACGGGTCCGGTCAACGTTACTCTTAACAGAACTGGTCAACATTACTACATCTGTAGCATTGGTCAACACTGTACACGTGGACAGAAGTTAGCCATTAACGTTCTAGCCTCTGCTGTGCCACCTTCCACCGCCACTCCACCGCCGCCTCCACCACCGCCGATGTCTCTTGCATccactttttctccttctcccattcccttcatcttcatatgttcattagtttttgtgtttttttacgcacactattaa